The window aaagccgatacatgaactttgccagcgcgacttgagcaggatgtaaaggactgggaaggttttaaaaaatattatgttaaatagttaaaaactatagctaactgttttaccttttatatacgacgttatacagattacaaacaaacaacaatataaatcatacagagtttgtgtgagatagaaacaagctcgcattacagcctggaatggtaacataatatATAACGTGAGCCCTttggcccttcttgatcaaccagtgttacgccacATCTCGACTCAACAAAGAGAACaaaccccattataaacacgacatttgtTGCCTTTTGTTGGAACATTTtaactgattattaggacttatgtaATCTTTTTTTCACGTTGCGCGCGTGTCTGCATTTCCAGATCACATAAAACACGACAAACtcaacaatgaaaatatactgaCAGTCCTTAACTAATTTGAAGCTCCAGACAAATTGCGAAGTTTTAATGGTTGGAATGGCCCCacattttaaccaaagctttcgtgCATACCCGGTCTTGATCTCTCCCAGGTTCgtgaagcaatcttcggtgaaatgcgCTGCATAAGCTTGAACATttggattgtacttttctggatcAGTGTtgtcaataaaatgtaaccattcgtttttagttgtctcatcttttgaCAGGGCATCAAAGAGTCTTTTTTTCACACACAGCGTCTCCGCGACATGGCTGCGGCGGTGACGATataatgagatttacaagtacgcaCACTTTGCAtgcgtttagatttgggcggtcttagtcaagtcatgttacaaagtgacgtacattcgcggggtgtggttacacgaggcgtttcaggcaggtctgggtaagcatttgcttttagatagaatgtatcttttattctgacactttttgcaattttacgtgtctaatataTCCATGGATAACTTAtaactaataacacaccaaagacaccgaaaaacacgtattcgcgccatatgacccctttaaaagttGACTAATATATCAATTAGAATAATATTGTCACCCTTTCGCACCAAAACAGAAATGCCCAAACTAAAATTATACaattacattaaatacatttatatgtaggCCTAATATAAATTGCTGtaggtaaacaaacaacacaaaccttCCGATTTGGCTTTAAAAATCTGACAAACTATATTCATGTTGAAATCAGTGTCTTTTTTCCTTgaaatttctatttttattgtggGTGCAGCACTTCATTGAATTTGCTCTGGTGCCTTGTCAGCCGTTCTATCTTTCTCCCACAAACAGTTCTCATATTTTTCTGTGACTGGTAAGCAAGCATATATCGCTTTTGATCTCGCTTTAGACATTCTCACACATTGATGTCATAGTCTACTAATAGACTACGCGCCTATTTATGTCTGGGGCAGCGCATCAGGCAAAACCTGCGCTTCGTCacgtttaaataaaaaaatgtaattgtcaaacttaaataaatacacttttctcgacgaatcaataaataaatccaaTTTACTTACCGAAATGAGCTTCTTCCGATGCCACTGGTGCCATTGTAAATGCGCGCTCTGTCCAAGGTCCTGAAAAGATGACGCCGCCGCCTCTCACGATTCTCCACTCGCCTCACGCTTCAAACTAAATAATGTATTGCTTGTATAAGATACAAATGTATCTCTTATATATTATTTCTTAAAACACAATATTCAAAATAAGCCCTTTCCGATAGGTTTTTTCACACCCGCCCAGTGCTGATACTCGCTGCGCTATGAATATGCCTGAAAAACGACGCCACCCAGAttccctcctcctcctcctcctctccagTGAGTTCATCGCTTCTGACGCAGTTCTGACGAACAACTGGGCCTGAAATCACTGCCCTGCGCACTGATACCAGGACAACAGACCAGTCAATCATTGTGATTGCTCAGGGTTTACGGGGTGTGTGTTTTCAAACGTCTCATAGAGGTGCAAGTTAAATGGTCTTTGTTATGGGTCTATTAACGTGATAGACTGAGCAGATGACATCTAATTTAATTTGAGAAGCGCAGACCAATTTACAAAGCAAAGACCTGTCGACTGTATGTCTGAAATGTCTGAATAAGGAACTAATTGCTTCACCTGGAATAGTCTGCAgcctttaaatgtattgtaatttcaacaatgttaatataaaaactttttatatCACTAGGACACAGCAGGCATGGTTTTAATAATTTTGCGTCCATGGTAAATCATCACCCTGACTTTATAAATCAGCCTTGGTAACGTGTCATCTTACTATCTGTCCCATTAATATTCCTGCTTATCACTTAATATCTGCTTTAAAATAGTCAGTGGAAGGCTAATTGAATCAACagtatttttaaaactaaacaaaaaatacgCATAGGTGATGATTAAAGAGAAGTTGCTAAAGAGAATAGTTAATCTATAGCTGCTATACCTCATAACTCTCTTTCTGGGTTGAAGGAGAGCCAGTATTGGAGGCAGAGCTACCAGACACGTGTGTTTTTCCTTGCAGTGCATTGTTTTAGGGAGTAGTCTAAATttgataaatgttataaaataacattttgaatatGAATGGCTATGTCTAATTTCGAGGCAAACGTATGAGATCTAACTTCTGATTGAAGCAAAATTGTCACCTTAGGTGCCTGATGCTGGTTATCGTGTAGTTTATTAGGCAACACTGACACCTGctgattatttctgtaaattgcaaataatacaaaaacagaaGGCGGTGGTTTTACAAAGCGTACAAACGGCAGTGGTTCTGAATTTGAAcacataatattttaaacatatctTCATAAGCAAAGGACTAATTAAACACACCATTCGCTCGCAGTTAGCAGGATACGCCCGATACTTTTATTATGCAGGCATCGCTCGTGTGTAAGAGCAGCATGCGCGTGCGTCAAGAGGAAGAGCCGTAAGTCTCTCCAAAATGGCGACGACCATAGAAAGTGGCAATGCAGGAGCTgcgaataaaaaaaaacacctcgGAATCCCAGAAGCAATATTTGTGGTCAGTAGAAATATGATACATGGTTGATTTTCAAGTTCAtactctttgttgttttcatccAAGGCTGTGTGATGATTTATTCCGTCTTTAATCGGCTTTCTTAGGCAGAAAGCGCACAGCTCCGTCTCCTTATAAGGGTGCACGCATTGCTTGTTCATGTCTTGAATGTGATGTGGGTTTTGGGTGCCAGATTATGAAGATTTCATTGATGAATACTGGTTAAATagttaataaatgaaaaggGTTGGTTAGATGTTGTAGATGAGATATTTAACATTGTTGTTGTGGTTTTCTGTAGGAAGATGTGGATGCGTTCATGAAACAGCCTGGCAATGACACAGCAGACGCTGTGCTGAGAAAGCTGGATGAACAAtatcagaaatataaatatatggaGCTTAATCTGGCTCAGAAAAAACTCAGGTTTGATTATGATTATACAATATACAATGATACAAAGAAGtattgtttctttgtcaattgaTATGACTCTCTTGTTATTAAGAAGCCTTTAGTTTATTATGTATACACCTGTATTACTGACTAGGTTTCCTTGCATTTTTGTCAACTAATTTTGGCTTCTGTTTTCTTCAGTCTAGGTTATAgtagaaacagaaaaaaaacgtttaaaacaaagaattaaCTTGATATAAGAATCATGACTTTTGTCTCATTTAGGTTGAAAAGCCAGATTCCACAAATCAAACAGACGTTAGAAATCTTACGACATATGCAGAAAAAGAAggtaatgttttttatcttgTGGTGTATGTTTACTGAagagaagaaagacatttttgttctCTGTCATCTTTATTCTCTCCTTCTGTCTTTcatgcttgttttattttccttatGTTTCTATGTAAAATCATAGGAGACTACAAATCCCATGGCAACACATTTTCTGTTGGCTGATAATGTCTATTGCAAGGCCTCAGTCCCGCCCACAgataaagtgtgtttgtggCTTGGGGTAAGTGATGCTTTCCTGTTGTATttacaactgaaacaaaaacatatttttatcttCTTAAAAACATGCCTGcctattatatttaattataaatatttttaaattttaatcttTAGGCCAAATGTCTTACTTCCCCACCAACACAACTTCCTCTTTTGGCTGATAACTCCAAACCATTTTCTCTAAAAAATAAGTCATATTGATGTCGCGTCTCAAGATCCAATTGTTTACTGGTGGATAAAAACCTACCCTACTTATTTCTCAAATGTATATTCATTTGCATCCTTTTAGAGGTGTAACATGGGCTTACTTTGAATAGTTATGCATTTATGTTTGTAGCCTTGATGTTCGTACTGCAAAGAGATTTTGTGCTTTGGACAATGATGTGCTGCTGTTATTAGTCATAGTTAGCATTGTTCCTAATTCAACTGTATCGCAAACAATGTGTTTAATGTCTTGTTACATTGAACATCACCGCAGTTTTTAAACcgatgaaaacatttttattatctgtttaccttcatgtcattacaaacatgTATGCTGTTCTTTTTCCACGGAATATAGAGGTagatttttgaagaatcttTATGCAGTTGTTTTCTATACAACAGCATTCCCGAGTGACCATGTCTGTTGTGTGAAAAGACAACACTATTAAAGCACCAAAAAAACTCTGTATAACTTGTTGTTATATTACAAATGTTCTGCCATATGTGAAGCAGACTTTAAATTAGGTCATAGGGTTTGGCGTCATGATGTTTTGTCACAAGCTGTGAGAGCCAGTAGCAGTTGGTGTTGACGTCAAACAGGCTATGGAACAGGTCAGAGCTTTAATATAGCATTTTATGGTAATTTTGGTGAGTTACAGACGTGGTCACTATAAACTGTTGTTGCTTGGAGAAGGGCTGTGTGAATATTCTTTGAGATTTCCCCTTTCCATGTGAAAATGTAACTATGTGATTAGAATCACTTAAGTGTAAGGGAATTATGACACcaatttaattttggggtgaatctTTTTTTGCATACTAGGCTAATGTAATGTTAGAGTACGACATCGATGAGGCCCAGGCACTGTTAGAGAAAAACTTGGCGACAGCTTCTCGGAATTTGGACTCTCTAGAAGAGGACCTGGACTTCCTCAGAGACCAGTTCACAACCACTGAAGTCAGTATCCTTAAACTATGCAAAAAAGGGAAACCGGTCTGTATTTTCCATAATGATGTGTGTAAATCCTGATTACCGTTTGGATAGATCTCGTCGGATATAAATAGGTTTTGCGAATATGGCTTTTTTTACATCGCATAAATCCCTTcgtgttttacattttgcataTACACACCGATCGCCAACAAAACTTAGACATATGGCTTAGTTTTACTTACTGTGTGCGGTTTCATGTCCCGCATCTTTTAGCTCTGGGACCACGCCATCTATCTGTTTCAaaagatctccaaatccagtattatatcagaatgcatgacatagcatgttaccccatctttaacatatttaatatgaCCGAGATTTGTATGTCTTCTTATAGGTCAAGTCGTGCCTATCATACCTGTAAttacaatagttttttttcagtgcaattatttgcaaatgtaaatTGTTAAATTTTCAGATATAAAATTTGGCACCTATTCTGTGTCTTTTTAAAAGGAATCTCACAAAACCTGTGAAGAattcataatatttaaaaaatatattttctaatcGAGTGTATTTTATATCCCTTACTGGAAATCAATAAGCTTCTATGTGTTTTGATAGTCTGCAAATAGTCGTCAAATGTAACATGTTCTCTCATctgatgcatttaaaaaagcagatGTTATAAGGTCAGATCCACCTTCACCAAATATTTCACAGACATGGCACGTGTTTACAATTGGGACGTCAAGAGAAGGAGCAAAGACAATCTCCTCAAATCTGCTGAGCGGTCTTAGAAGAGGAGCCTTTTTTGGTCCCACCCAACCCAAAATCTTTCTGAAATTTCACCCTCATGTATCTGTTTGCACCAACGCCAACTGTTATCTATtgatttattactttttcaagtattttttcAAGTAAAAGGTGAAAAACGTCAAACAAAAGTAATAACAactgttttcttgttttctttgactAATTATTAGCGGTGTTTTAGATGGGGTTTCTACACGGGGTCTACAcatttgtctttctctgtgCCCCTTTTGCTCTCTTTTGTTATCTGGTTAAGGTCTGAgatttcatttttcttaaacTGTCTTTCTGTGGAATTGCCATATTGTGGTGAGAAGGCCATTCAGAATGCAGCATGAAAATACAAGGAGGGACATCTTATTTCTTCCTTTTCTTTCACTCTTCCACATCTGATGCCTGTTCTTTTCACCTGGTCTTTCATCTGTacttatttgaaatattgtatcCATTAAACACTGAACAAGGAACAAATAATGAAGCGATTTGGGAAAGGCACAAAATCAATGAGATGGTCTGTGTTTTTAATCCGCAAATCTTTATAATGATTCTTGAATGAGGTTCTGCTGCTGAGCGAGGTGAATGAGCTTTGATGTGTGCACCTCTTCTAATACGTGCCTGCAATTCTATCACTTTCTTCTATAGCAATCATGTATGTTGTCTGGGAAAATGGCTAAGTCTACGGTTTGTCCTACATTTCTGTTACTGTACGGTTCTTCGAACAACACAGTCATGAGAGCTGATAAAATGATATTAGGTGACTCAATTGTGaagtttaaaattattttgtaaaattaataCATACATCctgaatgttttaaacatatttaatatgtaatatattgtaAAGTTCCCTTGAGAAAGAGGTACAGGGTGTCTCAATTTCATTAAACAGTGGAATTTGTACTTCAGTCATTGCAAATCCAACCACACTAGCATCAAAAAGCATACGCAGAGATGGTGAATTGTAAAATCATCCCAAAGTTCTCTGGTCATTCCATGAGACACTGTTCCATTCACTATATAAATGGCAATTACTATCCAATAATCGGCTTGACCAATCATGTTCAATGATGGATAGTATTTAGACATCTGTGATTAAATTTGAAAGCAGTTGTAAAGTTACCTAGTTCGGCTGTTAGGCTCAAAAGTAAAATTGCAAAGGCCAATAAAGTAAATTggtaaataaatggaaatgcaaGCTCTGGAAACAGAAAACCTTGCAACAACTTGCTTTTTCACAAGAGTTTGAAcaatcacaaatacaaacactcGTTGGTGGTATTGTGTTATACTTTTAGAGGAGTTAATAAATTGAATaatgcatttgtggatcgcgcATATGCACAGACTTCCATCAGTTCCTCTATAAACAGcaatacaacaaaaatgttgtacCTCTGGGTTGGTATGATTGACTTTCATACCACTTGCTAATAATTGTTTACAACCACTTTAATAACTGACAATTTAGTTCGCATTGCCAtattaataattgtaaaaataaatgcaggtCATGTTTGTCCAGTCCTAAGATTCTTCATGAAGAATATTGCAATTCATCTCTCTTTCGTGTGTCCTTAAAGTAAATTATGAGACAAACTTCACCTTCAGCAATCAAAATGGTTCAGGTCTGAGATCTCCAAGTCTTCCGAAATGCGTATACCTACACCAGTGAAATCAGCATATACTGCTTGTTTTAATCCGTTATCTCCCACGacacctggggcccgtttcaataaggaagttcaaccaacacagagttaaaatctgaactcttgagttgatttactcagagaatcgctactctgagttttcagtttcagaacagctgatttgagttagttcagtCCACTCTTGAGTAAATTCACCCTAggtgtgactaaatagagcgcgattagTAACACGACTCAATAAACAAATGgcgtatgcaatttcaacactGCTCGAGCTTCTTAAAGGggtggagattgtaacaaaccctaggttggaaacctgctcccgaccaggttaggttcacggagtatgttactctggttCCTCTCTCGGAGTATAAAATACCTCGacttctgaaatgggcttgattTACCCCGCTGTCGCAGATTTGACacacctcgcgttctgaaaccaaaaaccctgagttttcagttttctggggttgatttactagtttgcacttaccctgctttctgaaacgggcccctggggcctgtaccatgaagGTAAGTTTAGGATTAGTTTGCCCCAACCCTGTGTTTTAGGTACCATGAAACTAACTCATCTTTATTCGGTCTTCATCGCCATGGTAATTTATGATGCACAGCTAGCAGGTTATGATCTAGATTAGAGATCTCACACAGAAAGTGAACCAATCAGCGGCAATCTAATTTACATATAAGTGAGCCAACTAACTCCCAGTGCGTGTTGCAATggcaagttatttttaataatgtttaataaaataaaaatactaatataaaaagatgtaaatatatattacaaatataaaatcaaataatggTTACTATAGACAGTATAGGTAAAATCTGAATTTAGAGATAACGTTTGCTGGCTTTCCCTTACACTCACATGAAATgaaatttattaatatttcattcttttattgtactgcatacaatatgtattttttacattcttttctGTGGTGCAGAACATTTAGGAACATTTTCAGTTTCACTGTATTGGGACATCTTTTTTGTCCACTAAAGAAACCTTCTATTAAACAGCTACAGTAAGATACGGACAAACAATAAATTGACAGGTGGCatcacatacattttaacaCTGCTATTTTAATCTTCTTTTTAACAAGTTAAACTTAGAATATCCTAAATAATgtatacagtaggcctacattttaaattgttaaagactttttaaataatttaatgccTAATGCATCCGTTTTGTGTCAGTGCTTTAAGGAAGGTAAAGTAAATTGGAAACAGTCCAAAAccctttaaattaattaaatatgtgaCCAAAACTCAATTTCAAATATCAATTCAATCCTCTCTTCTTTGTTCTATGACAGGACTGTTTGATAGCCTGTTTGTGGGAGACAGGTGTTCCTATGTATGCCAGAGGTTATTGCCATCCTGACCACAGAACCACTTCAACATGACCCTCAATCAAACCAGAGTCAGGATTGAGATGACAAtcagatttttaaatgtacacttcAACTGACTACTAAATTCACATACTGgcattttttattgatttaaccttctttatttaaaatcagcTTCTCTAGTGtattttgttaacatttctGTAACCTATGCAGGTATACACCTCAGTTTCTGGGGAAGGCTGTGAAATGTCCTACAATAACAGAGACATGAGTAACATGAAATATAATCCTCACATTCCCCTGTGTGCCATATTGAATAGAAGCCTACAGTACATTGCCCTCTTTAACTCTGTCAGAGCGCACAGAAAGTTTCTCTTCATCATGTGCTTCCTCCTCATTAATAAAGGTAAACTACATGATAAATAATATAAGGCAGGATATTTTCATCCACTGTGGGGGCACACGCATACATTAAACACATACATCATATTACTTAATATTaaccttactatagtatacttcAGTAAATGTGTGTACTATATAATCATTTAACTTGCGCATTAGCTCAATCAGCAGTGTTTCTGAAACACTTCTCTCTTGCATAGACGGTAGAAACAGTTTTACTCCTTG of the Triplophysa dalaica isolate WHDGS20190420 chromosome 1, ASM1584641v1, whole genome shotgun sequence genome contains:
- the vbp1 gene encoding prefoldin subunit 3 — translated: MATTIESGNAGAANKKKHLGIPEAIFVEDVDAFMKQPGNDTADAVLRKLDEQYQKYKYMELNLAQKKLRLKSQIPQIKQTLEILRHMQKKKETTNPMATHFLLADNVYCKASVPPTDKVCLWLGANVMLEYDIDEAQALLEKNLATASRNLDSLEEDLDFLRDQFTTTEVNMARVYNWDVKRRSKDNLLKSAERS